One genomic region from Argentina anserina chromosome 2, drPotAnse1.1, whole genome shotgun sequence encodes:
- the LOC126785506 gene encoding probable cytokinin riboside 5'-monophosphate phosphoribohydrolase LOGL10, whose protein sequence is MENIQEQQQEGVMKSSRFKRICVFCGSSPGKNPSYQLAAVQLGKQLVERNIDLVYGGGSIGLMGQVSQAVYDGGRHVLGVIPRTLMPREITGEPVGEVRAVSGMHQRKAEMARQADAFVALPGGYGTLEELLEVITWAQLGIHQKPVGLLNVDGYYNSLLTFIDNAVDEGFIDPAARHIIVSSPTAEELMCKLEEYAPKHSGLSWEKEQQLEYTAKSDIAR, encoded by the exons ATGGAGAACATTCAAGAGCAACAACAAGAGGGTGTCATGAAATCTTCAAGATTCAAACGTATCTGTGTTTTCTGTGGTAGCAGTCCTGGGAAGAACCCAAGTTATCAGCTTGCTGCTGTTCAACTTGGAAAACAGCTG gttgaaagaaacatcgACTTGGTTTATGGAGGAGGGAGCATTGGTTTGATGGGTCAGGTCTCACAAGCTGTTTATGATGGTGGTCGCCACGTGTTGGG AGTAATTCCCAGAACTCTCATGCCAAGAGAG ATCACTGGAGAGCCTGTGGGAGAAGTAAGAGCTGTATCTGGTATGCACCAGCGCAAAGCTGAAATGGCTCGCCAAGCTGATGCCTTTGTTGCCTTGCCAG GTGGCTATGGTACCTTAGAAGAACTCTTGGAAGTGATCACTTGGGCTCAGTTGGGAATTCATCAGAAACCA GTGGGGTTGTTAAATGTAGATGGGTACTACAACTCACTGTTGACCTTCATAGACAACGCTGTGGATGAAGGTTTCATTGACCCTGCAGCTAGGCACATTATTGTTTCTTCCCCAACAGCTGAGGAACTCATGTGCAAACTAGAG GAATATGCACCGAAGCATTCTGGGCTAAGTTGGGAGAAAGAGCAACAACTGGAATACACTGCAAAGTCAGACATTGCTCGTTGa